Proteins co-encoded in one Arachis stenosperma cultivar V10309 chromosome 7, arast.V10309.gnm1.PFL2, whole genome shotgun sequence genomic window:
- the LOC130939578 gene encoding uncharacterized protein LOC130939578, with amino-acid sequence MTREPAIALHLTTLSSSWLDPITNFLEHGQVPGDEKDAAKLRREAAKYAVIQGQLFRKGLSQPLLKCLHPDQTDYVLKEVHEGCCGHHIGGKALARKLIRAGYYWPSMMADSKDGLGIRQRFSSVEHPQTNGQVESANKVILSGLKKRLDNKKGAWADELASVLWSYRTTEQSSTKETPFRLTYGVDAVIPVEIGEPSPQLLLKGVEETVEKDLIDEAREMAHLTETALKQRIALRYNTKVLKREFGPDDLVLRRNDIGPPTPGEGKLAANWEGPYRVKKVMEK; translated from the exons atgACAAGGGAACCAGCAATTGCACTACACCTAACAACCCTAAGTTCTTCATGGCTAGATCCCATCACCAACTTCCTAGAACACGGCCAAGTCCCTGGTGATGAAAAGGATGCGGCAAAATTAAGAAGAGAAGCGGCAAAATACGCCGTCATCCAAGGACAGCTGTTCAGAAAAGGGCTTAGCCAACCCCTACTGAAGTGCCTACACCCCGACCAGACGGACTATGTCCTCAAGGAAGTCCATGAGGGCTGCTGTGGGCACCACATCGGAGGCAAGGCCCTAGCAAGGAAGTTAATCCGAGCTGGGTACTACTGGCCGTCGATGATGGCAGATTCCAAAGA CGGCCTGGGTATAAGGCAAAGGTTCTCTTCGGTAGAACACCCTCAGACGAACGGACAAGTGGAGTCCGCCAACAAGGTTATCCTTTCAGGGttgaaaaagaggttggacaataagaagggtgcttgggccgacgagctAGCGTCGGTCCTCTGGTCTTACCGAACAACCGAGCAGTCCTCCACCAAGGAAACTCCTTTCCGATTAACGTACGGGGTAGATGCGGTAATACCCGTAGAGATCGGTGAACCGAGTCCGCAATTGCTTTTGAAAGGAGTGGAGGAAACTGTAGAAAAGGACCTGATAGATGAAGCCCGGGAAATGGCCCATTTGACAGAAACGGCGCTAAAACAAAGAATAGCTCTGCGAtacaacaccaaagtgctcaagaGGGAATTTGGGCCTgacgacctcgtcctaaggcggAATGATATCGGCCCACCGACCCCCGGAGAGGGCAAGCTAGCGGCAAACTGGGAAGGTCCCTACAGAGTCAAAAAGGTGATGGAAAAATGA